DNA sequence from the Lysinibacillus sp. OF-1 genome:
AAGAAGGTCTGACATCATTTATAATTATCCATTGATTGTGTGGCTAAAAATAGCCCCACTTCAAACCAACAATTGCGTGAAGTGGGTAAACTATTAATAATCAAGCGAAGTATCTTATTTTAAAATGGTGAAAATCTCGTCACGGCTGTGGCGAGATTTTTTGTTATAGCCAGCCTTTGTCACTTGCTATCTGAGCAGCCTGCTGTCTTGATTCCACTTGCAGCTTTTGAATAGAGGTAGATAAATAATTGCGAATGGTACCCTTTGTTAAAAACAATTGCTTGCTGATTTCATTTGTGGTCAAACCCTCTTTGACAAGCTGTAGTACTGCAATTTCTCGTTCGTTTAAAGGGTTTTGCTCCTTCATAAACAAGGTAGCGGCTAGATCCTTACTAACCACCTTTTCTCCCTGCATGATTTTTCGAATGGTAGCGATTAAATAATCGATCGGTTCATCTTTCAATAGATAGCCGTGTACCTCGCAATCCATAGCCTTTTGTAAATAGCCAGGCCGAGCAAAAGTTGTGACAATCATCACTTTACACGGTAGGTTAGCCTGTTTAATTTTTTCAGCTAGCTCTAGCCCAGACAGATGGGGCATTTCAATATCTACGAGGCAAACATCTGGTAGCTCCTGTTGGATGTAGTCCCATGCTTTTAGCCCATCTGCCACCTCGGCTATGACTTCAATATCTGGTTCAAACGATAAGAGCGATGTTAAGGCACCGCGTAGCATTTGTTGGTCCTCCGCTAGTAATACACGTATCATGATGTGGGCTCCTTTCCGTCTTGAATTGGTAGCGTAAGAGTTACGCTCGTGCCTGTAGGTGTATGGCTGTTAATCGTGGCATAACCTTGCAGGATATGCATTCTTTCCTTCATCGAGTGGATGCCATTGCCAAATCCTTTTTGCTGTAAGCCTATGCCATCATCTTTCATGATTAGCGTGTATTGTCCCGTGTGATATTGAATGATGATGTGGCATTTTTTTGCCTGACTGTGCTTGAGTATATTGGTCGTAGCCTCTCTTACACATAATGCGAGCATCGTTTCCTCCACACTAGAAAGAACAATTTGAGGGCATTGATTGTGAAGGCTTGTTGTGATATTTGCACTTTGTAAAAGCTGTTTGCAATGCACTAGCTCCGTCTGTAACGAAATGAAATTCATATCAGATACTAGCTCACGCACTTGTTTTAAGGCTGTACGTGTAGTGGCTAATATATCATCCAATTCTTGCTTCACCTTTGAAGGATCTCGGTCAATTAGTTTTGTCGTTAGTTCCGTTCTAATTTTAATCATTGTGAGTGTATGACCAATTGTATCGTGAAGGTCTCTTGCAATACGCTGTCGCTCCTCCTGCTGAACAAGCTGCATATTGACGTCTGCCAATTCAGCTTGCAGATTTTTCGACTTTTCCACAAAGTAAATAAGAATTGGCAATACTAGCTGAAACATCATGATAGGTACTAACACCTGTGATTCCTTCTGTAAAAAGGAGTCTGTCGCCAGATACATGACCGTCAAAAACATGATCGCGATGGCTAATATTCCACAGCCGATATGCCATTTTGATTTCGCCCGTCCAAGTAAATCGGCAAAGGTAAAGCCAAAAATAAGCATAAAGGGCTCTATATAAATACTTAGTATAGTGATAACGATGAAGCCTACTAATGATGCGACAAGGAGTCTCCCATTTTTATGCCATAAAGCATTATAGAAAGCTCCTAAGTATAAAAGGAGCAATGTTATTTTCATAGCTAAAGGAAGTGATCCAGACCATAGTACTATTGCGATGAGAAAAATCACAGAAGCTACATCGATGATTAAATAATGCTTTATTTGTTCTCTAGGATATATTTTTATTGCCTACACCTTCCTTTGTTGCAAATTGTTGCGTCATTGCTCGAATGGATTTTTGACGAATCCATTCCATCGGACCCAATTGAAAATGCTGTAACCAAATAGACGCCATGACCAGTTGTAGGAATGACAAAGTTAGCCAAATGCAAATGGCGATCACGCTATTGACATGCCCTCCTAAGCCAAGGCCCCAACCATAAAAAATAAATGATGCAAGTATGTTTTGAAGGACATAACAGCTTAAAGACATTTTACCGACTTGTGCAAAACGTTGCCAAAGCCAATTGAACCTCTTATATTCTACCAGTTTCCCTAAAATTCCAATATAGCCAATCGAAAGAATAGGGGCACATAAATAGCGAACAGGAAAATCAAAAAGCCCTCCTGGTATAAAGATAAGTAAATTGAGGGGAATGCCAATGTATATACCAATCGTAAACAGCTTTTGGCGTATTTGCCGTCCTCTGTCTGTTTGTGAAAATACATCGTTGCGCATAAGCTTCACACCAAGTAAAAATAAAAAGATATTCATAGGGATAATGAAAATAGCCTCTGATCGATAGAATAAAAAATTTGTCAGACGATGCTGTACTTGTGCTAGCCATGAGCCGTTTTCATACAATGTGGCAACGCTCTCCATCCCATTGAAGGAAACACCAACACCTTGTAATGTACTGATAAAAATAAGGAGGATCAGTAGGACATGAAAGCTGCCAAAAAGATAGAAAGCCCATGTCATGGCTTTGTTACCTAATCGGATGAGAAAGGCAACGATGAAGGCTGTAGCAGCATAGCTCATTAAAATATCATATTCCATGACAAGGGTATAATGAAGCAGTCCCTCTAGCCCTAAAAAGACGATTGTCCAAAGATAGACCCCAGGCCAAGCATTGCCTCTGCGTAAGGCTTGCTGATATTTTAATTGTAAACCTACCCCAAACATAATCGTTAACAAGCCTAGTAGCTTACCGTTGACGAAAAATAAGACTACCATTCGTAAAAAATCCTGGAAGGACCACCAACCAGAGTAGTTGCTTGTTGTGATATACGATAAATCACCTAAATAAGCAAAAATCCAAATATTGGTGCCAAGCGTTCCTAAAACGGCGAAGCCTCTTAACATATCGATAAAGGGAAGTCTTTGTTGCATTTGCATATGTTCAATCACTCTTTCTGTATTTTCTTACCTTCAGGATAAGAAAATACGAAGAAAAAACCTATTCACACCAGTCAAAGGAATTTTATGACAGGTGTCATAAAGTGATTGGGACCACATAAAAAACCAGCAACGCTTTGGGTGCTGGTTCGTTTATTTCGTACAAGTATAGATGCGATAGTCTAAAAATGGCTGATATTTTTCGTTCATGGCAAGATGCTGATCCATGACCTCATAAAACTCGGATTCAATCGCTGCGGAAACATCAAATTCAGGCTTGGAGGAGATGGATTGATTTTTTTGTATGCGAATATCGTGAAAACCAGCCTGTTGCAGTAGCTTTACCCAATCCTTTTTCATCAGGAGGGACTTGAATCCGTAAAATTGTTGGATGTCGTCTGCTAGGTCAGGGGGAAGAGTTATAGGTTTGGTGAATTCAATAGCAATGAAGCGTCCACTTTTCTTTAATAAACGATAAATTTCTTGCAAAGCCTGTTGCTGATTTACAAAGGCTAGTACTGATTCAGCTAGAATCAAGTCAAATGATTCATTTGGTAACGAAGTTTTTTCAATTGAGCCTTGCAATAGACGGACGGGTAAACGCGCTTTTTGCATTCGTTTCTGCGCCTTTTTGATCATGACGGGGTGAATATCGATGCCTGTGACACTAGCTTGATAGGCAGTCGCCAAATAAGCAGCCGTTTGTCCTGTACCACATCCTACATCTAAAATATCGGCGCCTGGCGTAATATTCTCTGTTGAAAAGAGAGCCTTTGATAGATTAATTCCTCCTGGATGCGCTCCTCCAATGCCGAATTGAGCTAAAAAGGTAAGATAATGTGAGCCTTGAATGCGTATCACCTTCTTTTTTCTTATAGTATGACAGGGAAACTAGTCTTGTTCCCTCAAACATCTTGAGTGGGCAAGAGAATATTTTTACAGCCTTCTTCAAAAGTCTATTTCACTACTAAAATTCCCACATATACTAGTTAGAAGCTTTCAGACAGGAGGTGTATAAATGCCATATTTTCAGCCGAATGCTAGAAGAGGTCCCTATCCGCCAAGCAATAGACAATATTTTGGCCCACCTTTTCGAGGTAGAATGGTGCAACCTTACTATTCTCCCTATCAACAACAACAAGGATCCAGATTAGGCAGTTTGCCAGATCATTTAAATACGATTATGGGGCATGCTGGGACGATTACAAATGGAGTCAATATGTTGAGGCAGATGGGATCGTTACTAAGTTTATTTAGATAAAGCTAGAAACCCTCTTAAGAAAATATCTTAAGAGGGTTCATGTTCGTGCTTAATCGGCTTGGACAAGTTGTTTTTCAATAATCGAGCGATTCTTTTCTTTAAATAGCTCATTATGAGACGATACCATGCCATGACGATAGGCTGTTGGCTCCAAATACGTTTTAATGGAGTTGACCGCATTGGCTGCATCTTGGAATGTTCCTAGTAGCAAGTGGATTTTTCCTTCAAATGATAAAATATCACCAGCCGCAAAAATACCTGGCTGTGCCGTTTCACCTGTTGCTTTCCCTTCAAAATAATAATCATCCTTTTTGGGAATAGCAATGGCTTCATCAAATGCGAGAGATGCCTCACGGTTATAGCCATGACTAACGATCACCTCATCGATTTGACGGGTATAACTTTGCTGCGTTTTCGTATTTTCACATGTTACTAATTGAATAGCCGTTTTATCAGCATTCGCTGACAGCTTTGTAATCGTCGTATTGCACTCTATATTTACTCCCGCATCAAGTGCTTCCTGTACCGTTGCTTCATGCGCTGATAAATGCTCTTTACGGTAAACTAGGGTCACGCTTTTAGCAATTGGGCTTAACTCAACAGCCCAATCGATGGCTGCATTACCACCACCAGAAATCATAATATCTTTGTCGACAAAACGTTTATAGGATTGAACGGTATAATGTAAATTTGACATTTCATATTTTTCAGCGCCCTCAAGCGTCAGTTTTTGAGGGTTAATAATACCACCACCTACAGCTAGCAGCACCGTTTTAGAATAATGCTTTTCACCAGCTGCTGTATGGATAATAAAAACATCATTCTGGCGTTCAATCAAATCTACTTTTGTATCTGTCAAAATGGTAGGATCGAATGTTTTGGCTTGCTCGATTAATTGTTTGACAAATTGCTCGCCTAAAACAGGAGGATGTCCGCCAATATCCCAAATCAGCTTTTCAGGATAAAGTAATACTTTTCCGCCAAGCTGTGATTGACTCTCAATCAATTTTGTTTTTAATCCACGCAGACCGCTGTAGAAGGCACTATATAAGCCAGCAGGGCCGCCACCAATAATTGTCACATCATATACATGTTGCATTTTTATTGCCACATCCTTAAAAAATAGTAAAAAGTAATTGACAAATTCTTATCAGAAACTAGACTGAATCTAGTGATAATGATTATCATTTTAAGCTGTGAATAGCATAGCATGGAAAGATGTAAAAAGAAAGAGAGGCTCCGATTTGCAGGATGCGCTAGTGACTGCTGCTGTCTCTATAACAGATGGTGTAGCCTTGTTGGTTCATATTGCCACTTTTCAGTGGAGCGAGCTTGCTGAAATGGTTATGTCGGCACACTTCTTGTATTTATTGAATGACTAGAAAAGTATTAGCAAATGTTAGTTGCTGCTCGAAAGAACAGACTTTTGATCTAATAAAAACTGTGAAAAATTAATTTTACAACATCGACCTTTCAAGTTTTTGAGAACCTCATTTGTTGTGGTTCTTTTTTTATATAATCAGGGCAGGAGGTGAATACATGATTCTATTAGCACGGCAACCATCAGATTCGCAGAAAATACTGGAGGCGATGCTACAAAGATTGCCTCAGACACACAAGGAATACGCGTATGTACGAGAGCGTTTAGGACGTGTCAAAGCAGGGCTCGCTGGTGAACAGCGTGTCGATGCAGAATGGCTTGAGCTGGACTTACCAACCCCCCATTATTTTCTCCATGATTTTCAAACAATGAATGACTTCGGTTCAACACATCAAATGGACACCATCTTTCTCTGTCCCCATTTTTTACTGATCCTAGAAATCAAAAATATAACAGGCATTCTCTCATATGATGCTTCATACGCTCAACTAACACGCACGACCATAGAGGGTACGGTCGAAGGGATGGTTGATCCATTTCTTCAACTGGAGCGGCATGTGGCCTGGATGAAAAAATTATTACAGCGTGAACGTTTTCATTTACCAATTGTGCATGCAGTTGTACTGGCAACGAGAAATGGAATTTTAACAAAGGGGTTTGAGGGGCAGCCTATATTTCATGTGACGGGGCTGCGTTCTTGTATCCAAAGATGGACAGAGATGTATCAACCCGTAAAGGCAGAAACCCTCTTACCCTTTGCGACACGTTTATTGTCGATGCACACAAGGTTAAAAAAAGAGATGACTGTGCCTTTTAAGGAAATGATGAAAGGCGTAGTATGTCCTCATTGTGGGAATGGACAGCGATTACAGTATCACTATAGAAAATGGACTTGCCCTCGCTGTGGATTGGTGGATCACAATGCATTAAATCGAACATTGGAGGACTACCGATTACTAGTCGGACCACAGCTGACCAATCGAAGCTTTCGTGAATTCTTCGCCATTGAATCCCCAAACCTAGCGTACAAATTGTTGCAGCAACTACCTTTGAAAGCAGAGGGTGAAAAAAAGCATAGGAAGTACTGGATTATAGATTAAGGATTTAAAAGCCCAGCAACCATTCAAGCGGTCTGAATGTGTTGCTTGGTGGATAGAACGCGCGAAGTGATGGATAGAGCGGAGAAAGTAGAGGATACGCATGAGGTTGGTGGATAGGAAAAGAAAAGTGTTGGATAGAACAGAGAAAGTAGCGGATAGAACGCGCAGAGTGATGGATAGAGTGGAGAAAGTAGAGGATACGCGTGAAATTGGTGGATAGGAAAAGAAAAGTGTTGGATAAATTAGAGAAAGTAACGGATAGAACGCGCAGAGTGGTGGATAGAGTGGAGAAAGAGGAGGATACGTATGAGGATGGTGGATAGGAAAAGAAAAGTGTTGGATAGAACAGAGAAAGTAGCGGATAGAACGCGCAGAGTGATGGATAGAGCGGAGAAAGTAGAGGATACGCATGAGGATGGTGGATAGGAAAAGAAAAGTGTTGGATAAATTAGAGAAAGTAGCGGATAGAACGCACGAAGTGATGGATAGAGTGGAGAAAGAGGAGGATATGCGTGAAGTTTTTGCATAGAACAAAGAAGCGTATACGCTTGCTTCAATTGGACAGGATAGAACTCACAAAAAGAGCGCTATAACCTGTCTTGCTGAGCAAGGGTTCGCTTATTTCCTACTAGACAAATGGATTTTTTAAGTATATAGTTAGCTAGGCTAACTAATTTAAAAGGAAGTGATAGTGTGACAATTGAACAGGAATTTTTTAATCAGTACCGCTTAATGTATAGGCCATTTATTAATCAGCTGAATGTGCAGCTTGAACCTTATCAGTTATATAGCTCGCAGTGGGCAGTGCTTCGTTTCTTGAAGGATAAGGGTCCACATTCTTTTGTAGATATCGCTAACTTCATGTCTATAGAGAAGCCAAGTGTCACGAAGCTTGTACATAAATTGGTGGAGCTAGGCTATGTGGAAACGATGACGGGCAAGGATAAGCGTGAAAAACTGGTACATCTATCAAAGCATGGGGAAGAGCTTGTGCTGGAAATAAAGTCGCATCTAAATCCGTTTTTTGTGCAGGCATTGGCAGGTGTGCCGAAGCAAGATATTGACATTGCGACACAGGTTTTAGCAAGAATTTGTATGAATATCAATTAGTAGGAGAGAGTAACGTGGAAGCAACTAGAAAGAAACTATGGACAAAGGATTTTTTAATTGTCTCACTTATTAATTTTACCATTACGTTAATCTTTTATTTATTAATGGTGACCATCGCGGCTTATGCTGTGGAGCATTTTAATGCTTCTACAAGTACAGCGGGGCTGGTATCGAGTATTTTTATTATTGGAACATTGTTAGGGCGGCTTGGTACAGGGCGTATTATTGGTGATTGGGGTAGCAAAAAAACATTGTTTTGTGGCTTGCTGTTATTTATGTTATCCACGATGTCTTATTTTGTAGCAGGCAATTTACCGCTGCTTATGGTTAATCGTTTAATACAAGGGATTGCTCTTGGGATAGCTAGTACAGCAACGGGAACCATTATTGCACAAATTCTACCGCCGGAACGACGTGGCGAAGGGATTGGTTATTATAGCTTAAGTGCGATTTTAGCGACAGCTATTGGTCCATTCATTGGCATTTTATTAACACAATTATTTGAGGATTATCGCATGATCTTTGCAGTCGATTCGGTTTTAGCTATTATTTGCTTTTTTATGTACTTCATAGTGACCGTACCAGATGCACCGAAAAAAGCGACGGATACAGCTGTGAAGGCAGGCTTTAAGGTGACAAACTTTATTGAAATGCGTGCGGTGCCGATTGCCTTTGTGGCACTTGTTATTGGCTTTGCCTACTCAGGTGTCATGTCCTTTATGACGTTTTATGCAAAAGAGCTACATTTAGTATCAGCAGGAAGCTATTTCTTTATTATTTATGCCATTGTCATTTTGGCTACCCGCCCATTTACAGGGAAATTATTAGATACGCGAGGGGCTAATATTATTATCTATCCTTGCTTAGTGCTTTTTGCAATTGGCATGTATGCCTTTAGTTCAGCGACAACAACGATCGCCTTTTTAATCGCTGCTGCCTGTATCGGGGTTGGCTATGGAAACTTCAACTCCGTTGCGCAGGCGATTGCTATTAAAGTGACACCGAATGAGCGTTTAGGACTTGCGACATCCACGTATTTTATATTTTATGATTTAGGTTTAGGTATTGGGCCTTATTTCTTAGGGCTATTTGTTCCTTCTATGGGCTACAGTGCGATCTTCTTTGCTATGGTCTTTGTCATTTTTGTATCGATTGTGCTTTATTATTTCTTACATGGAAAACATGAAAATTTGAAACAAGCAAAAATCTTGTAGATTAGAATCATTATATTGTAGAAAAAACGTTATTTTTCTAGTTGTGTATACAGATCAACTGAAAAATGACGTTTTTTTCTATTTCAAAAAATAGTTGTTGCAATAGATGATGATAATCATTATCATCACAAATATAAAACTAATTCGGAAGTAGGTACTAAGTATGAAAAACAGATCATTTTTGTCGGTATTAGTAGCAGGGGGCATTTTAATGGCTGGCTGTGGCAATACAGAAGAAGCTAAAAAAGAGGACAAGCCGGCAACAGAACAGGCAGAGCAAGCGACACAAGAGGTGGATTTATCTGCTGAACTATCAGCCTATCAGCAATTTGCTTTAGAGCAAATGGATCAATTTTTACTGGACACAGAAAAATTCGTAAATTTATTCAAGGCGGGCGATATTGAAGGCGCTAAAGCAGCGTATGCGCCAGCACGTATGTATTTTGAGCGCTCAGAGCCAATCGCAGAAAGCTTTGGTGATCTTGACCCTCGCATCGATGGACGTTTAGCGGATATTCAAGAAGAAGGAAAAGGCGAGGAAGAATGGTCAGGCTATCATAAGCTTGAGTATGCACTATGGGAAGAAAATACAACTAAAGGTTATGAGGCTGTAGCAGATCAACTGCTTGCGGATGCGAAGGAATTACATGCACTAGTGCAAACGGTGGAAGTGACACCTGATTTAATGATTACTGGTGCGGTAGATTTATTAAATGAAGTTTCAACATCTAAAATTACTGGTGAGGAAGAAATTTACTCACATACAGACCTGTATGATTTTAAAGCGAATATTGAAGGCGCAGAAAAAATCTTTGAAATTTTACGTTCAAAATTAGAAGCGAAAGATTCAACACTAGTGTCAACACTTGATGAAAAATTTAAAGCGGTGGACGATTTATTAGCGCAGCATGCAACGGCTGATGGTGGTTATGTATCCTATGAGGAATTAACGGAAGACAATACGAAAGCACTTGCGGCAGCGGTGAATCAGCTTGGTGAACCATTAAGTCAAATGGGGATCATTTTGGAGTGAAAAAAATGACAACGTCCAATGAAGAAAAATTGATTAATAAAAAAATTTCTAGACGTGATATGTTGAAGCTGACAAGCATCGGTGTGGCAGGTGTTGCCATCGGTGCCTCCGGTTTGGGTGGTGTCATGAAAGCGATGGGCTATGATGTTTTTGAGACAGCAGCAGATAGCACGACGGCTAGCAATAAGATCAATTTCTATGGCGAGCACCAGTCGGGTATCGTGACACCTGTTCAAACGAATATTTATTTTGCTTCTTTAGATGTGTTAGTGACATCGAAGAAGGAACTACAAGAGTTGTTCCAGCAATGGACACCTCTTGTTGTGCGTTTAATGAATGGTGAATTAATGGTCGATGTTTCGACGAATACGAGAGTACCAACAGGTGATACAGGAGAGGCAGAGGGCTTAGATGCAGCCAATTTATCGATTACTATCGGTGTAGGTCCTTCGCTATTCGATAAACTGGGAATGCAGCATGTAAAACCAGCGGAGCTAAAGAATTTACCACATTTCCCTAAAGATCAGCTACAGAAGGAATATACAGGTGGTGATCTGTGTATTCAAGCCTGTGCAGATGATCCACAGGTGGCATTCCATGCAGTGCGCAATTTAGTACGAGCTGCTTCTGGTAAAGTAGAGATTAAATGGTCACAGGCTGGCTTTAACTCGTTTCCAGCTGGTGGAGGGACACCTCGAAATCTCTTTGCCTTCAAGGATGGTACGGTGAATCCAGCCATTACGGATGAAAAAGACTTAAATAAGATTGTGTGGGTGGATAAAGGCTGGCTAAAGGGCGGCTCTTATTTAATCGCACGAAAAGTTCAAATGCATCTTGAAACATGGGATCGCACATCATTGAAAGATCAAGAGGCTACATTTGGTCGTTATCGTGACAGTGGTGCACCATTTGGCAAAACAAAGGAATTTGATGATTTTGATGTAGAGGCAAAGGATGACAAGGGCAATTATATTATGCCTGATACGTCACATGTTCATTTAGCACGTAAATCGGGTGCACGTGTTTTACGACGTTCTTACTCGTATGCATCGGGTGTCATGTCGAATACAGGAACCCATGATGCAGGGCTAATCTTTATTTCTTTTCAAAAAGACCCAGCCCAATTTACAACAATCCAAAATAGCTTAGGGCGTATGGATAAAATGAATGAGTATATTACCCATCGAGGCAGTGCCGTGTTTGCTTGCTTCCCTGGTGTACAAAAGGGGAGTTATTTAGGTGAAGCACTTTTTAACGCGCTGTAGTATTATCATTGCCTTAATCCTAACTTTAGCTCTACCTGTGCAGGCAGCGCAATCTTATAGCCATTTATATATTGCGATTAGTGATGCACTGATGAATACGAAGCAGGATAAAGAGACGGAGGCCAAGCAGGCGCTCGAACAATTTGCTGCGGACTGGGCTAAAGTTTCTTCAGAGCAGAAAGATGCCAAAGCAAAGGTCGATGAAATGCTTGCGCAGGCTACTGAAGCAACATCCAAAGACGAGCGTTTAGAGGCGTTGTCGGCACTGTCGAATGCATTACGTGCCCTAGAAAAACTTGAAAATCCAGTGGACGAAGCGGCACAGCGAGCAGAGTTTGGGCAAAAGTTTAAGCCGATCATGGCAGACTTCGAAAAAGCTTTAGCCAGTGGGGACATTCAGTCTATTGATGAAGCCTACAAAGATTTTAATAGCAAATGGAATAAAAATGAGCGCCCTGTGCGTGAGCAAAGCATTGCGATGTATGGGCAAATCGAAACACAAATGGCGTTTCTACGTATCGCCATTTCGGCAGAGGAGCCAGATATAGCCCTTATGCAATCTCAATTTGAGGATTTGCAGCAAACGATTGAGGATTTTGTGGCTGGTAACGAAACAGCTGAAGTGGTTGAAGGGGACTATTCGTTAGCGACATTGATTGCTTATATCGATGAGGCAAAGGACTTTGTTGATGCTGGTGATTATCAGGCGGCTGCTGATAAAATACGTGAGTTTATTACCATTTGGCCAAGTGTAGAGATTGAAATTTCCACACGTAATGGCAGTCTTTATACGAAAATCGAAAGTGATATGCCGATTATCGCAAGTGATTTATTAAAATCCAACGTCGATCAGCAAGCAATCACAAAAAAATTAGATACTTTCCGTACTGAAATCGAACTGATTCAAGGGGATTCAGATTATACAATTTGGGATGCTGCATTAATTTTGCTGCGTGAGGGACTAGAGGCGCTACTGATTATTTTAGCCTTAGTATCATTCCTCAATAAATCAGGACA
Encoded proteins:
- a CDS encoding MarR family winged helix-turn-helix transcriptional regulator, which translates into the protein MTIEQEFFNQYRLMYRPFINQLNVQLEPYQLYSSQWAVLRFLKDKGPHSFVDIANFMSIEKPSVTKLVHKLVELGYVETMTGKDKREKLVHLSKHGEELVLEIKSHLNPFFVQALAGVPKQDIDIATQVLARICMNIN
- a CDS encoding DUF418 domain-containing protein — protein: MQMQQRLPFIDMLRGFAVLGTLGTNIWIFAYLGDLSYITTSNYSGWWSFQDFLRMVVLFFVNGKLLGLLTIMFGVGLQLKYQQALRRGNAWPGVYLWTIVFLGLEGLLHYTLVMEYDILMSYAATAFIVAFLIRLGNKAMTWAFYLFGSFHVLLILLIFISTLQGVGVSFNGMESVATLYENGSWLAQVQHRLTNFLFYRSEAIFIIPMNIFLFLLGVKLMRNDVFSQTDRGRQIRQKLFTIGIYIGIPLNLLIFIPGGLFDFPVRYLCAPILSIGYIGILGKLVEYKRFNWLWQRFAQVGKMSLSCYVLQNILASFIFYGWGLGLGGHVNSVIAICIWLTLSFLQLVMASIWLQHFQLGPMEWIRQKSIRAMTQQFATKEGVGNKNIS
- the efeO gene encoding iron uptake system protein EfeO yields the protein MKNRSFLSVLVAGGILMAGCGNTEEAKKEDKPATEQAEQATQEVDLSAELSAYQQFALEQMDQFLLDTEKFVNLFKAGDIEGAKAAYAPARMYFERSEPIAESFGDLDPRIDGRLADIQEEGKGEEEWSGYHKLEYALWEENTTKGYEAVADQLLADAKELHALVQTVEVTPDLMITGAVDLLNEVSTSKITGEEEIYSHTDLYDFKANIEGAEKIFEILRSKLEAKDSTLVSTLDEKFKAVDDLLAQHATADGGYVSYEELTEDNTKALAAAVNQLGEPLSQMGIILE
- a CDS encoding NERD domain-containing protein, with the protein product MILLARQPSDSQKILEAMLQRLPQTHKEYAYVRERLGRVKAGLAGEQRVDAEWLELDLPTPHYFLHDFQTMNDFGSTHQMDTIFLCPHFLLILEIKNITGILSYDASYAQLTRTTIEGTVEGMVDPFLQLERHVAWMKKLLQRERFHLPIVHAVVLATRNGILTKGFEGQPIFHVTGLRSCIQRWTEMYQPVKAETLLPFATRLLSMHTRLKKEMTVPFKEMMKGVVCPHCGNGQRLQYHYRKWTCPRCGLVDHNALNRTLEDYRLLVGPQLTNRSFREFFAIESPNLAYKLLQQLPLKAEGEKKHRKYWIID
- a CDS encoding MFS transporter, whose protein sequence is MEATRKKLWTKDFLIVSLINFTITLIFYLLMVTIAAYAVEHFNASTSTAGLVSSIFIIGTLLGRLGTGRIIGDWGSKKTLFCGLLLFMLSTMSYFVAGNLPLLMVNRLIQGIALGIASTATGTIIAQILPPERRGEGIGYYSLSAILATAIGPFIGILLTQLFEDYRMIFAVDSVLAIICFFMYFIVTVPDAPKKATDTAVKAGFKVTNFIEMRAVPIAFVALVIGFAYSGVMSFMTFYAKELHLVSAGSYFFIIYAIVILATRPFTGKLLDTRGANIIIYPCLVLFAIGMYAFSSATTTIAFLIAAACIGVGYGNFNSVAQAIAIKVTPNERLGLATSTYFIFYDLGLGIGPYFLGLFVPSMGYSAIFFAMVFVIFVSIVLYYFLHGKHENLKQAKIL
- a CDS encoding NAD(P)/FAD-dependent oxidoreductase; this encodes MQHVYDVTIIGGGPAGLYSAFYSGLRGLKTKLIESQSQLGGKVLLYPEKLIWDIGGHPPVLGEQFVKQLIEQAKTFDPTILTDTKVDLIERQNDVFIIHTAAGEKHYSKTVLLAVGGGIINPQKLTLEGAEKYEMSNLHYTVQSYKRFVDKDIMISGGGNAAIDWAVELSPIAKSVTLVYRKEHLSAHEATVQEALDAGVNIECNTTITKLSANADKTAIQLVTCENTKTQQSYTRQIDEVIVSHGYNREASLAFDEAIAIPKKDDYYFEGKATGETAQPGIFAAGDILSFEGKIHLLLGTFQDAANAVNSIKTYLEPTAYRHGMVSSHNELFKEKNRSIIEKQLVQAD
- a CDS encoding class I SAM-dependent methyltransferase produces the protein MIRIQGSHYLTFLAQFGIGGAHPGGINLSKALFSTENITPGADILDVGCGTGQTAAYLATAYQASVTGIDIHPVMIKKAQKRMQKARLPVRLLQGSIEKTSLPNESFDLILAESVLAFVNQQQALQEIYRLLKKSGRFIAIEFTKPITLPPDLADDIQQFYGFKSLLMKKDWVKLLQQAGFHDIRIQKNQSISSKPEFDVSAAIESEFYEVMDQHLAMNEKYQPFLDYRIYTCTK
- a CDS encoding sensor histidine kinase — its product is MKITLLLLYLGAFYNALWHKNGRLLVASLVGFIVITILSIYIEPFMLIFGFTFADLLGRAKSKWHIGCGILAIAIMFLTVMYLATDSFLQKESQVLVPIMMFQLVLPILIYFVEKSKNLQAELADVNMQLVQQEERQRIARDLHDTIGHTLTMIKIRTELTTKLIDRDPSKVKQELDDILATTRTALKQVRELVSDMNFISLQTELVHCKQLLQSANITTSLHNQCPQIVLSSVEETMLALCVREATTNILKHSQAKKCHIIIQYHTGQYTLIMKDDGIGLQQKGFGNGIHSMKERMHILQGYATINSHTPTGTSVTLTLPIQDGKEPTS
- a CDS encoding response regulator transcription factor, whose translation is MIRVLLAEDQQMLRGALTSLLSFEPDIEVIAEVADGLKAWDYIQQELPDVCLVDIEMPHLSGLELAEKIKQANLPCKVMIVTTFARPGYLQKAMDCEVHGYLLKDEPIDYLIATIRKIMQGEKVVSKDLAATLFMKEQNPLNEREIAVLQLVKEGLTTNEISKQLFLTKGTIRNYLSTSIQKLQVESRQQAAQIASDKGWL